A genomic window from Arthrobacter sp. FW305-BF8 includes:
- a CDS encoding aminotransferase class V-fold PLP-dependent enzyme, whose translation MTTATISSTVSSAADAALLDGRFAAAGRPLAAVTGAEIQAPLIQGGHVRYANLDYGASAPALSVVSAYLNEILPYYASVHRGAGYASQISTSVYENARDIVREFVGGRADDAVIFTRNTTDSLNLLAGCLPVQDHHHTGEVLYLDIEHHANLLPWQGVPHRSVVASETLEATIGSLRAELEHGDVSLLAVTGASNVTGEILPIRRLAGLAHEYGARIVVDAAQLAPHRRVNIAADDVDYLAFSGHKLYAPFGAGVLIGRPDWLDAGTPHLAGGGAVSEARLDGVSWATGPARHEGGSPNVLGAATLARATQVIAALDPQGWHAHEAAIRSFLIEGLGKIDGVTVHQIFADSDPDDAIGVVNFSVEGYDAGLVAAYLSAEHGVGLRDGRFCAHPLLKRLGLPSGSLRASFGVGSRLEDAQRLLAGIEELRRSGLGWDYVVDAGRWVPANDTRTYPEWAPNTPGTAGAAPCAQD comes from the coding sequence ATGACGACTGCAACCATTTCTTCCACCGTATCTTCCGCCGCGGACGCGGCCCTGCTGGACGGCCGGTTCGCCGCCGCAGGCCGCCCCCTGGCAGCCGTCACCGGCGCAGAAATCCAGGCTCCGCTGATCCAGGGCGGACATGTCCGCTACGCCAACCTCGACTACGGCGCTTCCGCCCCTGCGCTGTCGGTGGTTTCTGCATACCTCAACGAGATCCTGCCGTATTACGCGAGCGTCCACCGCGGTGCAGGCTACGCCTCGCAGATCAGCACGTCCGTGTACGAGAACGCGCGGGACATCGTGCGGGAGTTTGTGGGCGGCCGCGCCGATGATGCCGTCATCTTCACCCGGAACACCACCGACTCCCTCAACCTGCTGGCCGGCTGCCTTCCCGTGCAGGACCACCACCACACCGGCGAGGTGCTGTACCTGGACATCGAGCACCACGCCAACCTGCTGCCATGGCAGGGCGTGCCGCACCGCAGCGTCGTGGCCTCGGAGACGCTGGAAGCCACCATCGGCAGCCTGCGCGCCGAACTGGAGCACGGCGATGTCAGCCTCCTCGCCGTGACCGGCGCCTCCAACGTCACCGGCGAAATCCTTCCCATCCGACGCCTCGCTGGCCTTGCCCATGAATACGGCGCCCGGATCGTGGTGGACGCCGCGCAGCTCGCGCCGCACCGCCGCGTCAACATCGCCGCGGACGACGTCGACTACCTCGCCTTCTCCGGCCACAAGCTCTACGCCCCCTTCGGGGCCGGCGTCCTGATCGGCCGCCCCGACTGGCTCGACGCCGGCACTCCCCACCTCGCCGGCGGCGGCGCCGTGAGCGAGGCCAGGCTCGACGGCGTCAGCTGGGCCACCGGCCCCGCCCGCCACGAGGGCGGCTCACCCAACGTGCTCGGCGCAGCCACCCTGGCCCGGGCAACCCAGGTCATCGCTGCCCTGGATCCGCAGGGGTGGCACGCCCATGAGGCGGCCATCCGGTCCTTCCTCATCGAGGGGCTGGGCAAGATCGACGGTGTCACCGTCCACCAGATCTTCGCCGACAGCGACCCGGACGACGCCATCGGTGTGGTCAACTTCTCCGTGGAGGGCTACGACGCCGGCCTGGTGGCCGCCTACCTGTCGGCCGAACACGGCGTGGGCCTGCGCGATGGCCGCTTCTGCGCGCACCCGCTGCTGAAGCGCCTCGGCCTGCCGTCCGGATCCCTGCGCGCCAGCTTCGGCGTGGGCTCACGGCTCGAGGACGCCCAGCGACTGCTCGCCGGCATCGAGGAACTCCGCCGCTCCGGCCTCGGCTGGGACTACGTGGTGGACGCCGGACGCTGGGTCCCGGCGAACGACACCCGCACCTACCCGGAGTGGGCACCCAACACCCCCGGCACCGCGGGCGCCGCACCCTGCGCGCAGGACTAG
- a CDS encoding DUF4097 family beta strand repeat-containing protein, with the protein MEENSWTVTGPQTMDVDGVSHLKVGIVRGRLDIVTHDEAAVRIEVSDVHGDPLAVSVTGGRLEIRHQLHGPQGWFKNLMDSVNNSSDNSVVISIAVPAGVEVEAGTVSGDGLVSGVHGRTRLSTVTGSLLADGTTGELHVNTVSGEVIARNHSGVLTAKSVSGEVTASGQFSNIRANTVSGDMSFDLHGFTHDFGANSVSGDLTVRVPNDVGVDIVAQSATGPVVIDDRKYGHPGGKVQTIAGPDAKLMLVRTNSVSGKTSIFHGQAPATPEPAL; encoded by the coding sequence ATGGAAGAGAACTCCTGGACCGTCACCGGCCCGCAGACCATGGACGTCGACGGCGTCTCGCACCTTAAGGTGGGCATCGTCCGCGGCAGGCTCGACATCGTCACGCACGATGAGGCAGCCGTCCGGATCGAGGTATCGGACGTTCACGGGGATCCGCTGGCCGTGTCAGTGACCGGCGGCCGCCTTGAAATCCGCCACCAGCTGCATGGGCCGCAGGGCTGGTTCAAGAATCTGATGGATTCGGTCAACAACAGCAGCGACAATTCCGTGGTTATCAGCATCGCTGTCCCAGCCGGCGTCGAGGTCGAGGCAGGCACCGTCAGCGGGGACGGACTGGTCTCGGGCGTCCACGGCCGGACACGGCTGAGCACCGTGACCGGATCCCTGCTGGCAGACGGGACCACTGGTGAACTGCACGTCAACACCGTCAGCGGCGAAGTGATCGCCCGCAACCACAGCGGCGTCCTTACGGCCAAGAGCGTCTCAGGCGAGGTCACGGCGTCCGGCCAGTTCAGCAATATCCGGGCCAACACCGTCAGCGGCGACATGAGCTTTGACCTGCACGGCTTCACCCACGACTTCGGCGCGAACTCGGTGTCCGGGGACCTCACTGTCCGCGTCCCGAACGACGTCGGCGTGGACATCGTTGCCCAGTCGGCCACCGGTCCGGTGGTCATCGACGACCGGAAGTATGGCCACCCTGGCGGCAAGGTGCAGACCATCGCGGGCCCGGACGCCAAACTCATGCTGGTCCGGACCAACTCCGTGTCCGGGAAGACGTCCATTTTCCACGGCCAGGCACCGGCCACGCCGGAACCGGCGCTCTGA
- a CDS encoding metal-dependent transcriptional regulator yields MKTSTPSSSIEDYVKVIYSFTEWQDKPITSTQLAQRLGVANSSVSEMVRKLKDQGLVLHKPYSAITLTPQGVRLALSMVRRHRLIETYLVTDLGYSWDEVHDEAEQLEHAVSDTFIERLAARLGNPSRDPHGDPIPSADGSVRMPSAHRMIELDDGHTGRITRISDENPELLRYLAAEKINLDADVEVRGRKPFGGALVVRIGSPGTSRDVDLADEVASALWIHSDSAHPGCRMAGL; encoded by the coding sequence GTGAAGACCAGTACGCCCTCCTCCTCAATCGAGGACTACGTTAAGGTCATCTATTCCTTCACGGAATGGCAGGACAAGCCCATCACGTCCACCCAGCTTGCACAGCGCCTCGGCGTGGCCAATTCCTCGGTCTCCGAGATGGTTCGCAAGCTCAAGGACCAGGGCCTGGTCCTGCACAAGCCGTACAGCGCCATTACGCTCACGCCCCAGGGAGTCCGGCTTGCCCTCTCCATGGTCCGGCGGCACCGGCTCATTGAGACGTACCTGGTCACGGACCTCGGGTACAGCTGGGACGAAGTCCACGACGAGGCCGAACAGCTGGAACATGCGGTCTCGGACACGTTCATTGAGAGGCTGGCAGCCCGGCTGGGCAACCCGTCCAGGGACCCCCACGGCGATCCCATCCCCTCGGCCGACGGTTCCGTCCGGATGCCGTCCGCCCACCGGATGATCGAGCTCGACGACGGCCACACCGGCAGGATCACCCGGATCAGCGACGAGAACCCGGAGCTGCTGCGCTACCTTGCCGCCGAAAAGATCAACCTCGACGCCGATGTCGAGGTGCGCGGCCGCAAGCCCTTCGGCGGCGCGCTGGTTGTCCGCATCGGCTCCCCCGGGACCAGCCGCGACGTCGACCTCGCCGACGAAGTGGCCTCCGCGCTCTGGATCCACAGCGACTCCGCACATCCCGGCTGCCGCATGGCCGGCCTGTAG
- a CDS encoding fluoride efflux transporter FluC, whose translation MTALLVGLFGIAGALLRFAVDGWLAGFPSPRRHWPWATLLVNVAGSFVIGLSVGAAAVFGPEWHSALATGFAGGLTTFSSWTTATVRLASERRYLAAAANILANLVLGLAAAAAGIAVNGG comes from the coding sequence GTGACGGCGCTCCTCGTGGGTCTTTTCGGTATCGCCGGAGCCCTTCTCCGGTTCGCCGTGGATGGCTGGCTGGCCGGCTTCCCGTCGCCGCGGCGGCACTGGCCCTGGGCTACCCTGCTGGTCAACGTGGCCGGCTCGTTCGTGATCGGGCTGTCCGTGGGCGCCGCAGCGGTGTTCGGCCCCGAATGGCACTCTGCCCTGGCCACCGGGTTCGCCGGCGGCCTGACCACGTTCAGTTCCTGGACCACTGCGACGGTGCGGCTGGCCAGCGAACGGCGCTACCTCGCCGCCGCCGCCAACATCCTCGCCAACTTGGTGCTTGGGCTGGCTGCTGCCGCGGCGGGAATCGCGGTCAACGGCGGCTAG
- a CDS encoding DoxX family protein has protein sequence MSVVRFFARPMLASSFILAGTDKLRNADDTAQQLSPLLRRASEALPFQTDEKVLARVIGGAQVGAGVLFALGKSARLAASVLAVISALNAFVEWRSADISSKEGREARRNQLLKNITLTGGVLLASVDTAGKPGLAWRAEHLAADARKTASHLAADARKTTGKKLHSADKAVRNADKAVRRAVDHAVGA, from the coding sequence ATGTCCGTTGTCCGCTTTTTTGCCCGGCCGATGCTGGCCTCAAGTTTCATCCTCGCCGGAACGGACAAGCTCAGGAATGCGGACGACACCGCACAGCAACTGTCGCCCCTCCTGCGCCGCGCCTCCGAAGCCCTGCCGTTCCAGACGGACGAGAAGGTCCTGGCACGGGTCATCGGCGGAGCCCAGGTGGGTGCAGGTGTCCTCTTCGCGCTCGGCAAATCTGCGCGCCTGGCAGCCTCGGTGCTGGCCGTCATCTCGGCACTGAACGCCTTCGTTGAATGGCGCAGCGCAGACATCAGCAGCAAGGAGGGCCGGGAAGCCCGCCGCAACCAGCTGCTCAAGAACATCACCCTCACCGGCGGCGTGCTGCTGGCCTCCGTGGACACAGCCGGCAAGCCCGGCCTGGCCTGGCGCGCAGAGCACCTCGCCGCCGACGCACGCAAGACCGCGAGCCACCTTGCCGCGGACGCCCGCAAGACCACCGGCAAGAAGCTGCACAGCGCCGACAAGGCTGTCCGCAACGCCGACAAGGCAGTCCGCCGGGCTGTTGACCACGCGGTGGGGGCATAA
- a CDS encoding 50S ribosomal protein bL37 produces MSKRARKRRDRKRGGANHGKRPNT; encoded by the coding sequence ATGAGCAAGCGTGCACGTAAGCGTCGTGACCGTAAGCGTGGCGGCGCTAACCACGGGAAGCGCCCCAACACCTAA
- a CDS encoding fluoride efflux transporter FluC, translating into MRSPLAGSTGAGPTTGYGWRVWTAVAAGGLLGTELRYGLGLLFPDQAGELPWATLGINLVGSFVLAALTTIWITRPQTAFWLRAAIGPGVLGSFTTFSAVVFSTDQLTRSGLPGPGLIYLGLSVLLGLAAAAAGWRTGRVLGAPRAFRGAPRGAGQ; encoded by the coding sequence GTGCGGTCTCCCCTGGCCGGCAGCACCGGCGCCGGCCCCACGACGGGCTACGGGTGGCGGGTCTGGACGGCCGTGGCCGCCGGCGGCCTGCTCGGCACCGAACTCCGGTACGGGCTGGGCCTGCTGTTCCCCGACCAGGCGGGAGAGCTGCCGTGGGCCACGCTGGGCATTAACCTCGTCGGCAGCTTCGTGCTGGCAGCCCTCACCACCATCTGGATCACGCGGCCGCAGACCGCGTTCTGGCTCCGTGCGGCAATCGGGCCGGGCGTGCTGGGCTCCTTCACCACCTTCTCCGCCGTCGTATTTTCCACTGACCAGCTGACCCGCAGCGGGCTGCCCGGCCCGGGCCTTATCTACCTCGGACTCTCCGTCCTGCTGGGGCTGGCGGCGGCTGCCGCCGGATGGCGGACGGGCAGGGTACTCGGCGCGCCCCGCGCCTTCCGCGGCGCTCCTCGTGGTGCTGGACAGTGA
- the aroA gene encoding 3-phosphoshikimate 1-carboxyvinyltransferase: MTASPMVASAETSGAAPHWPAPFAEQPVDATVRVPGSKSLTNRYLVLAALADGPSRLRAPLHSRDSALMIEALRQLGADIREVPGDGAFGPDLEVTPIPANSGGADVAIDCGLAGTVMRFVPPLAALRRGSTVFDGDPHARARPMGTIIEALAGLGVAVSGDDGGMPASLPFRVEGTGEVRGGHLVIDASASSQFVSALLLVGARFADGLHLQHAGSTVPSLDHINMTIAVLRGAGVVVDDSTPNHWIVSPGPVRAFDQRIEQDLSNAGPFLAAALATGGTVRIPDWPEHTTQVGDMWRSILTDMGATVTLQAGTLTVTGGSEIKGADFAETSELAPTVAALCALASGPSRLSGIAHLRGHETDRLAALVTEINRLGGDAEETEDGLIIRPAELRAGVVHSYADHRMATAGAILGLAVRGVEVQDIATTSKTMPDFPKLWAEMLGQRGGAGGNSAGADTAGAATAGANTAGTPGGTQH; encoded by the coding sequence ATGACGGCTTCACCCATGGTCGCGTCCGCTGAAACCTCCGGCGCAGCTCCGCACTGGCCCGCGCCGTTTGCGGAGCAGCCGGTTGACGCCACCGTCCGCGTGCCGGGCTCAAAGTCGCTGACCAACAGGTACCTGGTGCTCGCCGCGCTGGCCGACGGGCCGTCCCGGCTCCGGGCGCCGCTGCACTCCCGCGACTCAGCGCTGATGATCGAAGCCCTGCGCCAGCTGGGCGCGGACATCCGGGAAGTGCCGGGCGACGGCGCCTTCGGCCCGGACCTGGAGGTGACGCCGATTCCGGCCAACTCCGGCGGTGCCGACGTCGCCATCGACTGCGGCCTGGCCGGAACCGTCATGAGGTTTGTTCCGCCGCTGGCGGCGCTCCGCCGCGGTTCCACCGTTTTCGACGGCGACCCCCACGCCCGGGCCCGGCCGATGGGGACCATCATCGAGGCGCTTGCAGGCCTGGGCGTGGCCGTCAGCGGCGACGACGGCGGCATGCCCGCTTCGCTGCCGTTCCGCGTCGAAGGCACGGGGGAGGTCCGCGGCGGTCACCTCGTCATTGACGCCAGCGCGTCCTCGCAGTTCGTCTCCGCCCTGCTGCTGGTGGGGGCACGCTTCGCGGACGGCCTGCACCTTCAACACGCCGGCAGCACCGTACCCAGCCTGGACCATATCAACATGACCATTGCCGTGCTGCGCGGCGCGGGCGTGGTGGTGGATGACTCCACGCCGAACCACTGGATAGTCAGCCCCGGCCCCGTCCGTGCGTTCGACCAGCGCATCGAGCAGGACCTGTCCAACGCCGGCCCGTTCCTGGCCGCTGCCCTGGCGACGGGCGGCACTGTACGGATTCCGGACTGGCCGGAGCACACCACACAGGTGGGCGACATGTGGCGCAGCATCCTCACCGACATGGGGGCAACGGTGACCCTGCAGGCCGGCACCCTGACGGTCACCGGCGGCAGCGAAATCAAGGGGGCCGACTTCGCCGAAACCAGCGAGCTCGCACCCACCGTCGCCGCACTGTGTGCACTGGCCTCCGGACCCTCCCGGCTGAGCGGCATCGCCCACCTCCGCGGACACGAGACGGACCGGCTCGCCGCGCTCGTCACCGAGATCAACCGCCTCGGCGGCGACGCCGAGGAAACAGAGGACGGACTCATCATCCGGCCCGCGGAGCTCCGCGCCGGCGTCGTGCACAGCTACGCCGACCACCGGATGGCCACCGCGGGGGCCATCCTCGGGCTGGCGGTCAGGGGTGTGGAAGTGCAGGACATCGCCACAACGTCCAAAACCATGCCGGACTTCCCCAAGCTCTGGGCGGAGATGCTCGGACAGCGTGGTGGCGCAGGCGGCAACAGCGCAGGCGCAGACACGGCAGGCGCAGCGACGGCAGGCGCCAACACCGCAGGGACCCCCGGTGGCACGCAGCACTGA
- the rsrA gene encoding mycothiol system anti-sigma-R factor has product MSDCQGLGDCDDTRMQRIYEYLDGALTRSDLAEIKQHLDECPECTQQYDLECVIRKVVKRSCTEAAPENLKNAILQRIHTIRPVDA; this is encoded by the coding sequence ATGAGCGACTGCCAGGGATTGGGCGATTGCGATGACACCAGGATGCAGCGCATCTACGAGTACCTGGACGGGGCTTTGACCCGCAGCGACCTTGCGGAGATCAAGCAGCACCTGGACGAGTGCCCTGAATGCACGCAGCAGTACGATCTGGAGTGCGTCATTCGGAAAGTGGTGAAGCGCTCCTGTACCGAGGCTGCTCCGGAAAACCTGAAGAACGCCATCCTGCAGCGGATTCACACGATACGGCCGGTGGACGCCTGA
- a CDS encoding sigma-70 family RNA polymerase sigma factor: MSTVDPALQGIQEDAANGIPKTGTSPAAEAAEDIDVGSESAEARRARFERDAMQYVDQLYSAAMRMARNPADAEDLVQEAYTKAFSAFHQYKPGTNLKAWLYRILTNTYINLYRKRQREPLQSNSDTIEDWQLARAESHTSSGLRSAEAEALDHLPDSDVKRALQAIPEEFRLAVYFADVEGFAYKEISDIMNTPIGTVMSRLHRGRKMLRDELADYAADRGFKAAADATAATESNKQENGK, translated from the coding sequence ATGAGCACCGTGGATCCGGCCCTGCAGGGCATACAGGAGGACGCCGCCAACGGCATCCCGAAGACTGGCACGTCACCCGCCGCTGAAGCGGCAGAGGATATCGACGTCGGCTCGGAGAGCGCCGAAGCGCGCCGGGCCCGGTTTGAGCGTGACGCCATGCAGTACGTGGACCAGCTCTATTCGGCGGCCATGCGCATGGCGCGGAACCCGGCCGATGCCGAGGACCTCGTGCAGGAGGCGTACACCAAGGCGTTCTCAGCGTTCCACCAGTACAAGCCGGGCACCAACCTGAAGGCCTGGCTGTACCGCATCCTGACGAACACCTACATCAATCTGTACCGGAAGCGGCAGCGGGAACCCCTGCAGTCGAATTCGGACACCATCGAGGACTGGCAGCTTGCACGTGCCGAGTCCCACACCTCCAGCGGTCTGCGGTCCGCGGAGGCCGAAGCCCTGGACCACCTGCCTGATTCGGATGTCAAGCGGGCCCTGCAGGCCATCCCGGAGGAGTTCCGGCTGGCCGTGTACTTCGCCGACGTGGAGGGCTTCGCGTACAAGGAAATATCGGACATCATGAACACCCCCATCGGTACTGTGATGTCCCGGCTCCACCGGGGCCGGAAAATGCTGCGGGACGAGCTGGCGGACTACGCCGCCGACCGGGGATTCAAAGCTGCTGCAGACGCCACGGCGGCAACGGAAAGCAACAAACAGGAGAACGGGAAATGA
- the hisN gene encoding histidinol-phosphatase, with the protein MTQPASTYNDDLRLAHVLADSVDDQTMSRFKALDLKIETKPDLTPVTDADKAAEESIRGQLSRSRPRDAVLGEEFGSSGHGSRRWIIDPIDGTKNFVRGVPVWATLIALVDEGEPVVGVVSAPALGKRWWAAKGAGAYSGRSLAAATRLKVSNVSSLADASLSYSSLGGWKDRGNLDEFLQLTEEVWRTRAFGDFWSYCMVAEGAVDIACEPELNLYDMAALVPIVTEAGGRFTSLEGTDGPFGGNALATNSILHSEVLKRLNPQLDDLL; encoded by the coding sequence ATGACCCAACCCGCTTCAACGTACAACGATGACCTGCGTCTGGCCCATGTGCTGGCCGATTCCGTGGACGACCAGACCATGAGCCGGTTCAAAGCGCTGGACCTCAAGATCGAGACGAAGCCAGATCTGACGCCGGTCACCGATGCGGACAAGGCCGCCGAGGAGTCCATCCGCGGCCAGCTGTCCCGTTCCCGTCCCCGTGACGCCGTCCTCGGTGAGGAGTTCGGAAGTTCCGGCCACGGTTCCCGCCGCTGGATCATCGACCCCATCGACGGCACCAAGAACTTTGTCCGCGGCGTGCCGGTGTGGGCCACGCTGATCGCCCTCGTCGATGAAGGCGAACCGGTCGTCGGCGTGGTCAGCGCCCCTGCGCTGGGCAAGCGCTGGTGGGCGGCCAAGGGCGCCGGCGCCTACTCCGGCCGTTCCCTCGCGGCCGCCACGAGGCTCAAGGTATCCAATGTGTCCAGCCTTGCCGACGCGTCACTGTCCTACTCCAGCCTCGGCGGCTGGAAAGACCGCGGAAACCTCGATGAGTTCCTCCAGCTCACTGAGGAAGTTTGGCGCACCCGGGCCTTTGGCGATTTCTGGTCCTACTGCATGGTGGCCGAAGGGGCCGTGGACATCGCCTGCGAACCTGAGCTGAACCTGTACGACATGGCGGCGCTGGTGCCGATTGTGACCGAGGCAGGCGGCCGTTTCACGTCCCTCGAAGGCACGGACGGCCCGTTCGGCGGCAATGCGCTGGCGACCAACTCGATCCTGCACTCGGAAGTCCTGAAGCGCCTGAACCCGCAGCTGGACGATTTGCTCTAG
- the rsgA gene encoding ribosome small subunit-dependent GTPase A, translated as MARSTDSWDESDVRIRPNKKGSRPRTKDRPSHEDAVTGRIITVDRGRYTAVVGEDSGNERTVIAARARELRRSPVVAGDFVSLVGDVSGEPDTLARLVKIQDRKTLLRRSADDTDPVERAVVANADQLVVVVAAANPEPRTGFIDRALVAAYDAGIEPLLLVTKADVKDPTGLLDNYRHLDFPVIISRTADSEAGGIDARSDDGLSARLDVVAVSELRAHLDGKVTVMLGHSGVGKSTMVNALTGAERATGGVNAVTGRGRHTSSSALALKLADAPAGSWIIDTPGIRSFGLAHVDPDRILHSFPDLEPGTEACERGCKHDATAVNCGVDAWVAAGHAGPTGAARLASLRRLLGTDPRMEAQETKELGSVG; from the coding sequence GTGGCACGCAGCACTGATTCCTGGGACGAATCCGACGTCCGGATCCGGCCGAACAAAAAAGGTTCCCGGCCCCGAACGAAGGACCGCCCCAGCCACGAGGACGCCGTGACCGGACGGATCATCACCGTTGACCGGGGGCGGTACACAGCTGTCGTCGGCGAGGACTCGGGCAACGAGCGGACGGTCATCGCCGCCCGCGCCCGGGAACTCCGCCGCTCCCCCGTGGTGGCCGGAGACTTCGTGTCCCTCGTTGGCGATGTGTCCGGCGAGCCGGACACGCTTGCCCGGCTCGTGAAAATCCAGGACCGCAAAACCCTGCTGCGCCGCAGCGCCGATGACACCGATCCCGTGGAGCGGGCTGTTGTGGCCAACGCGGACCAGCTGGTGGTGGTAGTCGCTGCTGCCAACCCGGAACCCCGCACCGGGTTCATTGACCGCGCCCTGGTGGCAGCCTACGACGCCGGGATCGAACCGCTGCTGCTGGTCACCAAGGCGGACGTCAAGGACCCCACCGGGCTGCTGGACAACTATCGCCACCTCGACTTTCCGGTCATTATCAGCCGCACCGCCGATTCCGAGGCCGGCGGCATCGACGCCCGGTCCGACGACGGCCTCTCCGCCCGGCTCGACGTTGTCGCCGTGTCCGAGCTCCGCGCCCACCTGGACGGCAAGGTGACCGTGATGCTGGGCCATTCCGGCGTCGGAAAATCCACCATGGTCAACGCCCTGACAGGCGCCGAACGTGCCACCGGCGGCGTCAACGCCGTGACGGGCCGCGGACGGCACACGTCGTCGTCGGCCCTTGCCCTCAAGCTCGCTGACGCCCCGGCGGGGAGCTGGATCATCGACACGCCGGGCATCCGCTCCTTCGGGCTGGCCCACGTCGACCCGGACCGCATCCTGCACTCCTTCCCCGACCTTGAGCCGGGCACCGAGGCCTGCGAACGCGGCTGCAAGCATGACGCCACCGCCGTCAACTGCGGCGTCGATGCATGGGTAGCGGCCGGGCATGCCGGCCCAACCGGAGCAGCCAGGCTCGCGTCCCTGCGCCGCCTGCTGGGCACCGACCCGCGCATGGAGGCTCAGGAAACCAAGGAACTCGGCAGCGTCGGCTAG
- a CDS encoding PadR family transcriptional regulator, which produces MPPVFAHGALRLYLLALLEAGPKHGYELIKALSDRFGGTYSPSAGTIYPRLGKLEEEGLVSTESQGRRTNYRITAAGLAELNSRRGELETVENDIAASVRRLADDLRADIRSNMRGLRADLAATAEAARSAARSADPAGPGRYTAEGQRMLKEAEMLLQAFRDDMRAELRLHTSARPLTPVALETVRTVLDQARVSIRNSL; this is translated from the coding sequence ATGCCTCCCGTCTTTGCCCACGGCGCGCTCCGGCTTTATCTGCTGGCGCTCCTCGAGGCGGGCCCCAAGCACGGATATGAACTCATCAAGGCGCTCAGCGACCGGTTTGGCGGCACCTACTCCCCCAGCGCCGGCACTATCTATCCGCGCCTGGGCAAGCTGGAGGAGGAAGGCCTGGTGTCAACGGAATCCCAGGGGCGCCGCACCAACTACCGCATCACCGCAGCAGGCCTGGCTGAGCTGAACAGCCGGCGCGGGGAGCTGGAGACCGTTGAAAACGACATTGCGGCATCCGTCCGCCGGCTCGCCGATGACCTTCGCGCCGACATCCGCAGCAACATGCGCGGGCTGCGCGCGGACCTCGCGGCCACGGCGGAAGCGGCACGCAGCGCGGCCAGGTCGGCGGATCCGGCCGGCCCGGGCCGCTACACCGCAGAAGGGCAGCGCATGCTCAAGGAAGCGGAGATGCTGCTGCAGGCGTTCCGGGACGACATGCGCGCGGAGCTGCGCCTGCACACCAGCGCCCGACCCTTGACACCGGTGGCCCTGGAAACCGTGCGGACCGTGCTGGATCAGGCCCGGGTCTCGATCCGGAACTCACTGTAG
- a CDS encoding class I SAM-dependent methyltransferase, with protein sequence MARGGPKLHHGRRQELGQSFQDGGEHYHRVRPGYPADSADWLIPAGARTAADIGAGTGKFTALLVERGLSVSAVDPSVDMLEQLSRVFGNSAYPAVQALEGTAEATGLPEAAFDVVSVAQAWHWCDPLLASTEISRILKPHGVLGLIWNQLDTSVPWVHRLSRIMHAGDVHKPDFRPKIGPEFTSLESHLTQWEDPVTPDDILELAKSRSYYLAANDATRAKVTGNLTWYLHEHLGHAEGELLQLPYLTQTWRAVRA encoded by the coding sequence GTGGCACGGGGCGGTCCCAAACTTCATCACGGGCGGCGGCAGGAGCTTGGGCAGAGCTTCCAGGACGGCGGCGAGCACTACCACCGCGTCCGTCCCGGCTACCCTGCTGATTCCGCGGACTGGCTCATTCCGGCGGGGGCCCGCACGGCCGCAGACATCGGCGCCGGAACCGGCAAATTCACGGCACTGCTGGTGGAACGCGGGCTGAGCGTCAGCGCGGTGGATCCTTCCGTGGACATGCTGGAGCAGCTCAGCCGTGTCTTTGGAAACAGTGCCTACCCCGCGGTGCAGGCTCTGGAAGGGACCGCCGAGGCAACCGGACTGCCCGAGGCGGCGTTCGACGTCGTCAGCGTTGCCCAGGCATGGCACTGGTGCGACCCGCTGCTGGCCAGCACCGAGATTTCCCGGATCCTCAAGCCGCACGGGGTGCTGGGCCTCATCTGGAACCAGCTGGACACATCCGTTCCTTGGGTACACCGGCTGTCCCGCATCATGCACGCGGGCGACGTCCACAAACCCGACTTCCGCCCCAAAATCGGCCCCGAATTCACGTCCCTGGAAAGCCACCTGACGCAGTGGGAGGATCCGGTCACCCCGGACGACATCCTCGAACTGGCCAAGTCCCGCAGCTATTACCTCGCGGCCAACGACGCCACCCGCGCCAAGGTGACCGGCAACCTGACCTGGTACCTGCACGAACACCTCGGGCATGCCGAGGGCGAACTGCTGCAGCTCCCCTACCTCACCCAGACCTGGCGGGCTGTCAGGGCGTAA